GAGACCTGCTGGGATCCCAAGACGATGGCCGCCGTCTGCAAGCTGCACCCATTCATCAACATGGCGGTGTACAATTTGCGGCTGAGTCTTCTGGCTTCCCTCTTGGAGCGCGAGGAGTGAGTGATATAagttttggcaaattaatcaTTTTACATAAAATTCCTCATTTCTAGCCTTCATTTGAGCATCCTGCTGCTTGTCCGCGATCCTCGGGGCACCATATATTCCCGAATGAATAACAAGTGGTGCTTGGATGAAAGGGATTGCGACGCAGAAGCCCTGTGCAGCGACATGGTCAGTGATCATCAGATGGTGGAGACCCTCACCCGAGCCTATCCCCAGCGTTTTAGGTAAGGTTTTGTCCACTTTATTATCATATGTAAtatactatatgtacatatgtatattccacAGCATTATACGTTACGAGGACTTGTTCCTGCAGCCCGAGGAGACCATCAAACAGGTATTCGACTTCTACGGATTGCCCCTGGGAGGAACCAAGTCCAGGACGCAGAAGCTTCATCCGCGCAGTGGCTATGTGGTAGAGTCCTTCCGCCGGGAGGAGCTATTCAACCAGCCCGCCTTTGAGTGGATGAGCGAAATGATGGTGGACGATATTGGGGCTGTACAGGACGTGTGCGGCCAGGCCATGGACCTATGGGGGTATCGCCCGATTCAGGACTTCCAGCGCTTCTCGCCGGAATCATTCCAGCCAATAATGGGCAAGGCCTAGCTTTTTGTGGGCAGATGACAGACGTAGTGGCCCAGGGGCTGGATATGAACGCTTTATTTGAGGTATATTTCGAGAGGGTAGTGTAAACCGcgaataaatatgtacatttgatCTATTCTAAACCGAACTTCTTCtttaactttttattatacccgttactcgctTTTGGTTGGAGTCCGCGCTGCATGGCTGGCTAAGTTTCCCACCGCCACCAGTGACTAGTTCACTGTGATTTCATGGAATATTTAGGGCATATTTTTCCGCAATTTCATTGCTCGCCGCGGCATCTTTCCACCTGCCCGCAACGGtcactttgttgttgtcaatCGTTTCGTTCGCATCGCATCGCGTCGCGTCGCGGAAAATCGAGACATAAATACGGAAAACAAAGATATAACTCCGACTCCGGCGACTTCCGCAGCGAACGGCAATGCGCTCGAGTTGAGGGCGCGGCGATAACTATGTGCGTGTGGGAGCGAGTGCGAGtatagcacacacacagtgatCACGCCAGTAATCAGCCAGCAGCAATTAGCGAGTGACCAATGAGCACGGGcattggcagcagcagcacctgtaCGGAGGAGCAGCACCTGGACCTGGGCGCGGACTTGGAGGCGTGCTCCCTGCTGGGCCAGCAGGACCAGGACCCGTCGAACGTCGATACCGGCAGGACACGCGCTAAGCAGCGCCTCAGCTTGAACGGGAAGCGGCGCCGCAGCCGGATGTCGCGCAGGGCCAATCTGATCGGCATCTGCGGCGTGAGCAGCCTGTGCATCCTGCTGCTGATCGCCACCACCCAGCACCGTCCGCTGACCACACCGTTTAACCAGGCGGCGGCTGGTCGGGATCAGGGCGCGGGCGGTGGTGGTGCCGCGTCCGTAGATGGCGGTCCATCCAATTCGCTGGCGCGCAGCGCCTTCTATGATCGCttccagcagcaactgcagcagcagcagccgtcGCAGACGGCCGTCTACAATCTGACAGCTACTATAGTGGATGTCCTGTCGGCTCAACGGTCGCGCATCCTGGCCGAAATGGAGAACTTCGAGTATCCGCGCGGCGGAGCTGAGCGCCTGGCGGACATGACGCCGGAGACGAACGGCACCCCGGTGCGCAGTGTGGTAGTCACCTCTTGGCGCTCCGGCTCCACCTTTCTGGGCGACATACTCAATTCGATTCCGGGCAACTTCTATCACTATGAGCCGCTGCTTGACTTCGGCATCAAACAGATCCGCGATCCCGACGACCAGGAGCTGGCCGTGCAGAACCTGAAGAACCTGCTCAACTGCGACTACGCCGACATGATGGACTACCTGAACTTCGGCAAGACGCACACCTATCTGTTCGAGCACAACACCCGACTGTGGGACGTCTGCCGGGAGTTTCCGCGCTTCTGCTGGCGTCCAGCCTTCCTCACGCGCTTCTGCCGCCTCTTCCCCATCCAGAGCATGAAGACCGTCCGCCTGCGACTCGCCCAGGCCGAAAAGCTGCTCGAGGACCAAAGGTGAGTGGGCCCCAGACATCCGGGTAGAAAGTGAAAGCCAACTGGCATGCGATATGCAACGCATCTCAGGCGGATTGTTTATTCGGGGACCCTGGAGTGTGGAGTGTCTTAGGAGAAAGCTATTTACTGCATTGATTCGTGCCGAATCTCGAGGGTTTAAACGTACCACATGGTAACCTTCTCTCCCGCAACGGTGGATACTAATTCAATAATTAACCATATGAGGGATTGGAATTTTGCTTTAGACTTGATTATGTTCCTTAAGTTCACATATTACACTCACTGCTTGCTTCTGCGTGTCACGTAGTGACTTCAGTGTAGAATTATAGATTTATCACTTTGCAACATGCATTGCTGCATGTCTTATCGTATTGCTTTGTTATATTCCCCATCCAGAGTCAGTCAGTATTTCATGAATTGGTCCCAACAATTGCTTAATGTTACTTTGTGCATCCCATACTTATCTTTCGAGCAGGCCAAGGCCCCCGTTTGTGATAAGTTTGGAGAAGCATTACTATAGTACTTTCTTAGTTTTGCCAGTTCAACTTCCTCGGCCAGTCAACTTATTCGGCTTATCTAATtgcttatgtacatatgtatatacaaaagtttatttcaaatttaaagtcTTGAGACTTTAAACGGAGTTTTGAAACGCGCGAGCAGTAATCAAtcttttatataaaaaggTTCTCTTTTGCTAATTAGCTTCAATTAGTGCTCGCTTACCTTTTGACAATAGAATTTTAATTATcagtattaatttattttccatgtgCAAGCACGTTATCGTTCTGGTTTATTACTCTAATTACTTGTTGGGCTTTCCGAGGTTTTTTGAACACGATAGCAATACGATACTGAGATAGGCTGTGTAGGTTTGGTAGATTACAATATCATGTGCAGAACTATTCAACTTTTCAATTGTCCTATATTTACTTTGTTCTTGATCTATAGAGTTCGGAAGTGTAGCTTAAATAGTTTTACAGAAGTTGAGTATTGACTCATCTCTCAGTTATCAACACTCATTTATTAAGTGGGGATTACCTGTTCAAAAAATAGTTGTATGCGTAGCTGATAGCAATTGCTGATAGCAATTGTTTCTCAAGGTATTTACTTTCGGCTGagtgaaaacattttcacatCAGAGTAAATCCTTGGGGCATTCTCGTTGGGGCATTCCCCAAACAAAAGTGCTGCAAACAAAAGtttcatttacataatttcCCATTTCAAATGTAAGCcggccaacaacagcagaaatCGATAAAATTAGTGTACAGCAAT
This genomic stretch from Drosophila teissieri strain GT53w chromosome 2L, Prin_Dtei_1.1, whole genome shotgun sequence harbors:
- the LOC122626098 gene encoding carbohydrate sulfotransferase 4 gives rise to the protein MSTGIGSSSTCTEEQHLDLGADLEACSLLGQQDQDPSNVDTGRTRAKQRLSLNGKRRRSRMSRRANLIGICGVSSLCILLLIATTQHRPLTTPFNQAAAGRDQGAGGGGAASVDGGPSNSLARSAFYDRFQQQLQQQQPSQTAVYNLTATIVDVLSAQRSRILAEMENFEYPRGGAERLADMTPETNGTPVRSVVVTSWRSGSTFLGDILNSIPGNFYHYEPLLDFGIKQIRDPDDQELAVQNLKNLLNCDYADMMDYLNFGKTHTYLFEHNTRLWDVCREFPRFCWRPAFLTRFCRLFPIQSMKTVRLRLAQAEKLLEDQSLSSVRIVLLVRDPRGTMQSRRHRVWCGGNEDCEDPRLVCQDLRDDYKTAEVLLLKYPSRFRTVRYEDLSLSPSEMTQDILQFYGLPFDPAVEEFLDTHTKVNIGGVSSTYRDSRSAPFHWMQDLKPEEIKQIQDVCTEAMDLWGYRRIENFDNFSTTQQTFDPMVMPPPFT
- the LOC122626697 gene encoding uncharacterized protein LOC122626697, which gives rise to MVQLSRTTKLTACCVGVYTIYVLFTFFLLPILMPDPVTLQRSLLSYSTRHLGDLSNLTLETGGQPIRSMLVTFRGSGALTLLDNLAHQPGCYQHYAPLIGYESRPLAAKEHDRALEELVSLYNCNYNMSAEMIQWGMRSSVFRRFYGAQAKICRTHSHETCWDPKTMAAVCKLHPFINMAVYNLRLSLLASLLEREDLHLSILLLVRDPRGTIYSRMNNKWCLDERDCDAEALCSDMVSDHQMVETLTRAYPQRFSIIRYEDLFLQPEETIKQVFDFYGLPLGGTKSRTQKLHPRSGYVVESFRREELFNQPAFEWMSEMMVDDIGAVQDVCGQAMDLWGYRPIQDFQRFSPESFQPIMGKA